The following proteins are co-located in the Desulfatitalea tepidiphila genome:
- a CDS encoding PocR ligand-binding domain-containing protein, translated as MELVDLSPLETWAALEDEIYERSGVNPAVFDVAGVRINPRPRWPNRLCPEIKANPKGQSFICATAHMNMANQARQSGQPVIDECDAGMIKLVVPISVDGTFLGSAGGCGLLLEGNEIDTFLINKIVGLEEDRIEALSEGIPALSMQQAEELAAFIQGRIEQIVSDFKARR; from the coding sequence ATGGAACTGGTTGATCTTAGCCCTCTGGAAACTTGGGCAGCTCTGGAAGATGAAATTTATGAGAGATCTGGTGTGAATCCAGCTGTATTTGATGTCGCGGGCGTGCGCATCAATCCGCGTCCTCGCTGGCCCAACCGGTTGTGCCCGGAGATCAAGGCAAATCCGAAAGGGCAGAGTTTTATCTGTGCCACCGCCCATATGAATATGGCCAATCAGGCCAGGCAGAGTGGACAACCGGTGATTGACGAATGTGACGCCGGTATGATCAAACTGGTCGTTCCCATATCTGTCGACGGCACCTTCCTCGGGTCCGCCGGCGGATGTGGTTTACTGCTCGAGGGTAACGAGATTGATACCTTTTTGATCAACAAGATCGTGGGGTTGGAAGAAGACAGGATCGAAGCCTTGTCTGAAGGCATACCCGCACTGAGCATGCAGCAAGCAGAGGAGTTGGCCGCTTTTATCCAAGGTCGTATCGAACAGATCGTATCTGATTTCAAGGCGCGTCGATAG
- a CDS encoding tRNA dihydrouridine synthase: MAPLRGLTGALFRNTYSEFFHGIDWAVTPFLTTTQGSRIKPSQLQDVLPENNTRIPIVPQVIGNRPDKFITLSKALFDLGYETVNWNLGCPFPRVAKKQRGSGLLPYPDIVDAFLEAVIPKIPNRISIKLRLGRHEPEEIFALLPVLNGYPVQELILHPRTGVQMYTGTVDLNGFEACLALSRCPVIYNGDIVSRAKFESLRDRFPSVGTWMIGRGLLQNPFLPAEIKGLVTDPIERVNHFRDFHDTLFDRLSVVRQGPAHLVDAMKGYWGYFHHFFEDGGNVLKAIRKIQRPEHYRDFLKRFFDHQAKWRGDSA, translated from the coding sequence ATGGCGCCCCTGCGCGGTTTGACAGGGGCTCTTTTTCGAAACACCTACAGCGAATTTTTCCACGGCATAGATTGGGCCGTCACCCCTTTTCTAACGACCACACAGGGATCGCGCATCAAGCCGAGCCAGCTCCAGGATGTATTGCCCGAAAACAATACCCGCATACCCATCGTTCCCCAGGTCATTGGAAATCGTCCGGATAAATTCATCACTCTGTCGAAGGCACTTTTCGATCTCGGTTACGAAACCGTGAATTGGAATCTCGGGTGCCCCTTTCCGAGGGTAGCCAAAAAACAGCGTGGGTCAGGTCTGCTCCCCTATCCGGATATCGTCGATGCATTTCTCGAGGCGGTGATACCCAAAATCCCCAATCGTATCAGTATCAAATTGCGATTGGGGCGTCATGAACCCGAAGAGATTTTCGCCTTGCTGCCGGTGTTGAACGGTTACCCGGTTCAGGAACTGATTCTGCATCCGCGCACCGGCGTCCAGATGTATACCGGGACGGTGGATTTGAATGGCTTTGAAGCATGCCTGGCCCTGAGTCGCTGCCCGGTTATCTACAACGGCGACATCGTCAGTCGGGCTAAGTTTGAATCCTTGAGAGACCGGTTCCCCAGTGTCGGGACTTGGATGATTGGAAGAGGCTTGCTTCAAAATCCATTTTTACCGGCGGAAATCAAAGGGCTTGTGACCGATCCCATTGAGCGTGTGAACCATTTTCGAGATTTTCATGATACCCTGTTCGATCGTCTTTCGGTGGTTCGCCAAGGCCCGGCCCACCTGGTCGATGCCATGAAAGGCTACTGGGGTTACTTTCACCATTTTTTCGAAGACGGCGGAAATGTCTTAAAGGCGATCCGCAAGATCCAGCGGCCGGAACACTATCGGGATTTTCTCAAAAGGTTTTTCGATCACCAGGCCAAATGGCGTGGAGACTCCGCTTGA
- a CDS encoding lytic transglycosylase domain-containing protein: protein MKKWMRWALFLAGILAAASAHADRIITAEDVRPPEGLTLCGEPVPFELNHVRERFEKEMLLSLWDRPQVLLWLKRSTRYMPFISKALEQAGMPDDIKYLAIVESALRPHAGSPKGAMGFWQLMPATARKFGLTVDEFVDERRDLYLSTPVALAYLKTLYAKFSSWTLALAAYNMGEEGVDAEVIEQRTHDYYRLYLPLETQRFVFRMLSVKLIVNDPVAYGYQLSPEDYYAPIGFDTISVDCFQEAPLRLVAQAADADFKEIKDLNPHLRGHYLQAGHHQLRVPEGRSFGFSAKFEALLEAHSQELGQRIYVVQNGDSLSSIAKKFAVPLQSLLIWNRIDLGKTLHPGDRLVIYPREAVAGH from the coding sequence ATGAAAAAATGGATGCGATGGGCTCTCTTTTTGGCCGGCATTCTGGCAGCCGCATCGGCCCATGCAGATCGGATCATAACGGCCGAGGATGTGAGGCCGCCCGAAGGGCTCACGTTGTGCGGCGAGCCTGTACCGTTCGAGTTGAACCACGTGCGCGAGCGATTTGAAAAAGAGATGCTGCTCTCTTTGTGGGACCGGCCTCAGGTGCTGTTGTGGCTCAAGCGATCCACCCGCTATATGCCCTTTATTTCCAAAGCGCTCGAGCAAGCCGGTATGCCCGACGATATCAAGTACCTGGCCATTGTGGAAAGTGCGCTCAGGCCGCATGCCGGGTCCCCCAAGGGCGCCATGGGGTTCTGGCAGCTGATGCCGGCGACCGCACGAAAATTTGGACTGACTGTGGATGAATTCGTCGATGAACGCCGCGACTTGTACTTATCGACCCCGGTGGCGCTGGCATATTTAAAAACGTTGTATGCAAAGTTCTCTTCGTGGACGCTTGCCCTGGCCGCTTACAACATGGGAGAAGAGGGGGTGGATGCAGAGGTTATCGAACAGAGGACCCATGATTACTACCGGCTCTATCTGCCATTGGAAACCCAACGGTTTGTCTTCAGGATGCTCTCTGTAAAACTCATCGTCAATGACCCGGTGGCTTACGGATACCAGCTTTCCCCCGAAGATTATTATGCACCCATCGGTTTTGACACCATATCTGTCGATTGTTTTCAGGAGGCACCCCTTCGGCTGGTGGCACAAGCCGCAGATGCCGATTTCAAGGAGATAAAGGACCTCAATCCTCATCTGCGGGGCCATTATCTTCAAGCGGGGCATCATCAATTGCGGGTCCCGGAAGGCAGGTCTTTCGGATTTTCTGCCAAATTCGAAGCATTGCTCGAAGCCCATAGCCAGGAGCTCGGTCAACGCATCTACGTGGTTCAAAACGGAGATTCACTCTCTTCCATCGCCAAAAAATTCGCTGTCCCGTTGCAATCCTTGCTCATTTGGAATCGTATCGATTTAGGAAAAACGCTCCATCCCGGCGATCGATTGGTTATTTATCCCCGAGAGGCCGTCGCCGGACACTGA
- a CDS encoding Hsp33 family molecular chaperone HslO yields MNKIKRYGNTLKEQLLASTRDRIYNFMMADDRIRGVVVNGTRMVNEMRWNHELGILESLVLGHAYLAAALMGAGLKGNDRLSISVECSGPIKGFHVESNAFGEVRGYLKQVPIPIDTPPVDFNLSPFFGAGFLSVTKYLEGAKHPFTGKVMMEHGTLAKDLALYYLRSEQIPSSFSLSIAFDQQGEITGAGGLFLQALPGASEEMLKEAEQVVTNLPSIGHEVHGEGFPQAWIDQNFKGMSPRYLDSRGVEFMCHCNREQIRSMIMLLEIADIQDLAENGPFPVQIRCHNCNTRYDYDQAELKAIYSARVSG; encoded by the coding sequence ATGAATAAGATCAAACGTTACGGCAACACCCTCAAAGAGCAGTTGCTGGCCAGTACCCGGGATCGCATCTACAACTTCATGATGGCCGATGACCGAATTCGTGGTGTCGTGGTCAATGGCACCCGAATGGTCAATGAGATGCGCTGGAACCATGAACTGGGGATTTTAGAGAGCCTGGTGCTGGGCCATGCTTATCTGGCGGCAGCCTTGATGGGCGCAGGCCTGAAAGGAAACGACCGGTTGTCGATCTCTGTGGAATGCTCGGGGCCTATAAAGGGATTCCATGTCGAATCCAATGCGTTCGGGGAGGTTCGGGGCTACCTGAAACAGGTGCCGATTCCCATCGATACGCCGCCCGTGGACTTTAATCTGTCTCCCTTCTTTGGCGCAGGCTTTTTATCGGTCACAAAATATCTGGAGGGAGCCAAGCACCCTTTCACGGGGAAAGTCATGATGGAACATGGGACCCTGGCCAAGGACCTGGCACTGTATTATCTGCGATCCGAGCAAATTCCGTCATCGTTTTCACTCAGCATCGCTTTTGATCAACAGGGGGAAATCACCGGGGCCGGCGGGCTTTTTCTGCAAGCGCTGCCAGGAGCATCGGAAGAGATGCTGAAAGAGGCGGAACAAGTGGTCACCAACCTCCCGTCCATAGGACATGAGGTGCACGGCGAGGGGTTTCCGCAGGCATGGATCGACCAGAATTTCAAAGGCATGTCCCCCAGGTATCTCGATTCGCGGGGAGTGGAGTTCATGTGCCACTGCAATCGAGAACAGATCAGAAGCATGATAATGCTCCTCGAAATCGCCGATATCCAGGATCTCGCCGAAAACGGTCCATTTCCCGTTCAGATTCGATGCCACAATTGCAATACCCGGTATGATTATGATCAGGCTGAACTCAAGGCCATTTATTCAGCCCGCGTTTCCGGATGA
- a CDS encoding NUDIX domain-containing protein, with amino-acid sequence MEPLVHKKQILRKGRVFNVTVENVTLSNGYTLDLEVIRHPGASAIVPVLDGDRVLMLKQYRHAVGRLIWEIPAGTFDGKEDPLICAQRELTEETGYTADHWDHLGSIIPVPGYSDETIHLFMASNLSPARQALDQDEILEVHPLPLARVVEMIKSGEIQDGKTIAGIFFTLTQKFHLAP; translated from the coding sequence ATGGAACCTCTTGTCCATAAAAAGCAGATCCTGCGCAAAGGTCGGGTATTCAACGTGACGGTTGAAAATGTCACTCTATCCAACGGCTATACATTGGATTTGGAGGTCATCCGCCATCCAGGCGCTTCGGCCATCGTACCGGTGTTGGACGGGGATCGGGTGTTGATGCTCAAACAATATCGCCATGCCGTGGGCAGGCTCATCTGGGAAATACCGGCCGGAACATTTGACGGAAAAGAAGATCCATTGATATGTGCACAACGAGAACTGACCGAAGAGACGGGTTATACGGCAGACCATTGGGATCATTTGGGATCCATCATACCCGTACCCGGCTATTCCGACGAAACCATCCACCTGTTCATGGCTTCGAATCTATCGCCGGCCAGACAGGCTCTGGACCAGGATGAAATATTGGAAGTCCACCCCCTGCCCCTTGCTCGAGTCGTTGAGATGATTAAATCGGGCGAGATCCAGGACGGCAAAACCATTGCCGGAATATTTTTCACCTTGACCCAAAAATTCCATTTGGCGCCCTGA
- a CDS encoding tetratricopeptide repeat protein, with amino-acid sequence MSKTNAALKGYIKTENVILLIAIALAVGFVGGVTFSVYRSTRSAMLSGDAQSPQMTPQQKEQIAHLVARTEKNPEDVDAWTHLGHLYFDTGQPDLAIESYEKSLRIDGNRPDVWTDLGVMHRRTGNPQKAIESFDRALISNPNHEIAMYNKGVVLMHDMQDPAGALSAWENLVAINPNAKTPTGEPLNQIIQQVKQTLSTEQKRPKS; translated from the coding sequence GTGTCTAAAACCAATGCCGCCCTAAAAGGTTACATCAAAACAGAGAATGTCATTTTGCTGATCGCCATCGCCCTGGCCGTCGGATTTGTCGGTGGTGTGACCTTCAGCGTTTACCGTTCCACCCGATCGGCCATGCTTTCGGGGGACGCACAATCCCCCCAGATGACACCGCAGCAAAAAGAACAAATCGCCCATCTGGTCGCGAGAACCGAAAAAAACCCGGAGGATGTGGATGCGTGGACACATCTGGGCCATCTCTATTTCGATACGGGGCAACCCGACCTGGCCATCGAATCCTATGAAAAATCATTGCGTATCGACGGGAACCGTCCGGATGTATGGACCGATCTGGGCGTGATGCACCGCCGCACCGGCAATCCCCAAAAAGCCATTGAAAGTTTTGATCGCGCCTTAATTTCGAATCCAAACCATGAAATTGCAATGTATAATAAAGGAGTGGTGTTGATGCACGATATGCAGGACCCTGCCGGTGCGCTATCGGCCTGGGAGAACCTGGTAGCCATCAACCCGAATGCCAAGACCCCGACCGGTGAACCCCTGAATCAAATCATCCAACAGGTAAAGCAAACCCTTTCAACCGAACAGAAAAGGCCCAAATCATAA
- a CDS encoding YSC84-related protein: MKRVICRCRYVWVAVLVLSVCAPVMADQFTETIALFQKSEELKPYFDSAYGYAVFPSIGKGAVGIGGAYGHGKVYQHGQVTGVATLAKISVGFQVGGQVFQEIIFFQDKRAYDEFTSGSFELDATASAVAITAGAQAQTGTGGTSAGVSTGPDTGLQSAPGYTKGMAIFVHAKGGFMAEAAIGGQKFTFEPIR; encoded by the coding sequence ATGAAGCGTGTGATCTGCAGATGTCGTTATGTATGGGTCGCCGTCCTGGTGCTCAGCGTGTGCGCTCCGGTCATGGCGGACCAGTTCACCGAGACCATCGCTCTATTTCAAAAATCAGAAGAGTTGAAGCCCTATTTTGATTCGGCATATGGGTATGCGGTCTTTCCAAGCATCGGAAAAGGGGCGGTGGGTATCGGTGGTGCTTACGGGCACGGCAAGGTCTACCAGCACGGCCAGGTCACCGGTGTCGCGACGCTTGCCAAGATCTCCGTAGGCTTCCAGGTGGGCGGGCAGGTATTCCAGGAAATCATATTTTTTCAGGATAAAAGAGCCTATGATGAATTTACCAGCGGTAGTTTTGAACTTGACGCAACCGCCTCGGCGGTGGCCATCACAGCAGGTGCACAGGCCCAGACCGGCACAGGGGGGACAAGTGCGGGGGTAAGCACTGGACCGGATACGGGTCTTCAGTCCGCCCCGGGTTACACCAAGGGCATGGCCATTTTTGTTCACGCCAAAGGTGGTTTCATGGCCGAGGCCGCCATCGGTGGACAGAAATTCACCTTTGAGCCGATTCGCTGA